A region from the Salicibibacter cibarius genome encodes:
- a CDS encoding DnaD domain-containing protein codes for MERDVMIKLLEKGHVSIPAVFLDYYDALGINENDMMLLLHIHRFVQQGHNFPTPEQLAQKMTLTVNNCQQAIGRLLKRGVLRLEQNEDDNGVMYETYSLGPFYDKVIAYLEAEHAPDKNENDVDAGELYRLFENEFGRPLSPMEGETLAMWIDRDQYTYPLIRAALREAVISGKLNLRYIDRILFEWQKNGIKTPEEADAFSEKFRQKQRGKAPSGEQPQTQPYPNYNWLEAD; via the coding sequence ATGGAACGGGACGTTATGATCAAGCTTTTGGAAAAAGGTCATGTATCGATTCCAGCCGTATTTCTTGATTATTACGATGCGCTCGGCATAAACGAAAATGATATGATGCTGCTGCTGCACATCCATCGTTTTGTCCAACAAGGGCATAACTTCCCGACCCCGGAGCAATTGGCACAAAAAATGACATTAACTGTGAATAACTGTCAACAGGCGATCGGTCGGTTATTAAAACGGGGAGTCCTTCGTCTTGAACAAAACGAGGATGATAACGGTGTAATGTATGAAACGTATAGCCTGGGGCCTTTTTATGACAAAGTCATTGCTTATCTTGAAGCAGAACATGCACCGGATAAAAATGAGAACGATGTAGATGCCGGCGAGCTGTACCGATTATTTGAAAATGAATTCGGGCGACCGCTCTCCCCGATGGAAGGGGAGACGCTCGCCATGTGGATAGACCGGGACCAGTACACGTACCCATTAATTAGGGCGGCATTGCGGGAAGCTGTGATTTCGGGCAAATTAAATTTGCGTTACATTGACCGCATCTTGTTTGAATGGCAAAAAAATGGCATTAAAACGCCTGAAGAAGCGGATGCTTTCAGTGAAAAGTTCCGGCAAAAACAAAGGGGCAAAGCACCTTCGGGTGAACAGCCACAGACCCAGCCTTATCCAAATTATAATTGGCTGGAAGCTGATTAG
- the nth gene encoding endonuclease III — MLSKRDTVYAIETMEAMFPEAKCELWHRNAFELLVAVILSAQCTDALVNKVTPRLFETYKGPKDIAAASQEELEQAIRSIGLYRNKAKNLKKMSHSLLTQYNGNVPADRDSLMELAGVGRKTANVVASVAFDLPAIAVDTHVERVSKRLGICRWKDSVLQVEKTLMEKLPEEKWSKSHHLLIFFGRYHCKARNPACPECPLLSICREGQKRMKAVNEEEEEKA; from the coding sequence ATGTTATCAAAAAGAGACACCGTCTATGCCATTGAAACGATGGAAGCGATGTTTCCGGAGGCCAAATGTGAGCTTTGGCACCGGAACGCTTTTGAGTTGCTTGTGGCTGTCATATTGTCTGCCCAATGCACCGATGCTCTCGTCAATAAAGTGACCCCGCGTTTATTTGAAACATATAAAGGTCCCAAAGATATAGCTGCCGCCTCCCAAGAAGAACTGGAACAAGCGATACGATCCATCGGCCTCTACAGGAATAAAGCAAAAAACTTAAAGAAAATGAGCCATTCCCTTCTAACGCAATATAATGGCAACGTGCCCGCCGATCGCGATTCATTAATGGAACTTGCCGGTGTCGGGCGCAAAACCGCGAATGTGGTGGCGTCAGTTGCTTTTGATTTGCCTGCCATCGCCGTGGATACGCACGTGGAACGCGTGTCGAAAAGACTCGGCATTTGCCGTTGGAAAGACAGTGTCCTGCAAGTAGAAAAAACACTCATGGAAAAACTGCCGGAAGAAAAATGGTCGAAAAGCCATCATTTGCTTATTTTTTTTGGCCGTTATCATTGCAAGGCACGGAATCCGGCCTGTCCGGAATGCCCGTTGTTGTCTATCTGCCGGGAAGGGCAAAAAAGAATGAAAGCTGTTAACGAGGAGGAGGAGGAAAAGGCGTGA
- a CDS encoding pyridoxal phosphate-dependent aminotransferase, whose product MKLSKRVETITPSSTLAITAKAKALKAAGHDVIGLGAGEPDFNTPDYIIEAATLSMKEGETKYTPSGGLPTLKEAIIEKFKRDQNLTYIQEEIMVSSGAKHALYTIFQALLDEGDEVIVPAPFWVSYPEQIKLAGGTPVILQTKEENDFKVTKETLANAITPKTKAMIVNSPSNPTGGMYTKEELQAIGEVAAEHDILIVSDEIYEKLIYGDAKHYSIAGLSEDLKARTIIVNGVSKSYSMTGWRIGYAAGDKELIRAMSNLASHSTSNPTTPAQYGAIAAYNSDQAPVEEMRQAFEERLNRAYEQLVQIPGVSCMKPQGAFYLFPNVKEASDAGGFASVDDWAAALLEQEQVAIVPGAGFGAPDNVRLSYATSLSFITDALERIEHFIKRTTS is encoded by the coding sequence ATGAAACTGTCGAAACGAGTTGAAACGATAACCCCATCATCAACGCTCGCCATCACGGCGAAAGCGAAAGCATTGAAAGCAGCAGGCCATGATGTGATCGGATTGGGTGCTGGAGAACCGGACTTTAACACGCCTGACTACATCATTGAAGCAGCCACTCTTTCCATGAAAGAAGGAGAAACAAAATATACGCCGTCCGGAGGTTTGCCTACGCTTAAAGAAGCGATTATCGAGAAATTTAAAAGAGACCAGAATCTCACTTACATACAAGAAGAAATCATGGTATCTTCGGGCGCCAAGCACGCGTTGTATACGATTTTTCAAGCTTTATTGGACGAGGGAGACGAAGTGATCGTACCCGCTCCCTTTTGGGTGAGCTATCCCGAACAAATTAAACTCGCCGGCGGAACTCCCGTCATTTTACAAACAAAAGAAGAAAATGACTTCAAGGTGACAAAAGAAACTTTAGCGAACGCGATAACGCCGAAAACGAAGGCAATGATTGTAAATTCCCCGAGCAATCCGACCGGGGGAATGTATACAAAAGAGGAATTGCAAGCCATAGGCGAAGTGGCCGCCGAGCATGATATTTTGATCGTTTCGGATGAAATTTATGAAAAACTGATCTATGGGGATGCAAAACATTACTCCATTGCAGGCCTTTCGGAAGATTTAAAAGCGCGTACCATTATCGTGAACGGTGTTTCCAAATCGTATTCCATGACGGGATGGAGAATTGGCTACGCTGCAGGTGATAAAGAACTCATCCGGGCAATGAGCAACTTGGCGAGCCATTCCACGTCGAACCCGACGACGCCGGCGCAATACGGCGCAATCGCTGCTTATAATTCGGATCAGGCACCCGTTGAAGAGATGCGACAGGCGTTTGAAGAACGGTTAAACCGGGCATACGAGCAACTTGTGCAAATCCCCGGTGTCAGTTGCATGAAGCCGCAAGGCGCATTTTATTTATTTCCGAATGTAAAGGAAGCTTCGGACGCCGGCGGATTTGCATCTGTGGACGATTGGGCTGCCGCTTTGTTGGAACAAGAACAAGTAGCGATCGTTCCCGGTGCAGGATTCGGCGCTCCTGACAATGTGCGTTTATCCTATGCTACCTCCCTTTCGTTCATCACGGATGCCTTAGAGCGCATCGAACACTTTATTAAGCGCACGACGTCCTAA